One Rhodothermales bacterium genomic window carries:
- a CDS encoding ThuA domain-containing protein: protein MTTLLRTTLALLVAGACLLATPEALAQTQPRLLVFSKTAGFRHDSIEPGIEAVRALGAANGFAVDATEDAAAFTEQNLQAYRAVVFLNTTGDVLDAMQQNAFERFIQGGGGYVGIHAATDTEYEWAWYGRLAGAYFANHPMPDNVQQGTFHIVDRDFPGMANLPEPWVRTDEFYAYKEMNPDVTVLITIDEKTYRGGTNGDYHPMAWYHAFDGGRAFYTNMGHTKSTFSEPLYLEHLLGGIQYAIGQTDVDFARAHTPRMPEENRFTKHILGEKLDEPLELTVLPDERVLFVERPGNVKLYSPVTNDIKVIATIPVSTQYIGGAVAEDGLLGIAASPDFATTGWIYLYYSVAGDQAVNRLSRFNLRGDDLDLGSENVVLEVPVQRLQCCHTAGSIAFDAAGNLYLSTGDNTNPHGTGYAPIDERPDRFPWDAQKSSANTNDLRGKILRIHPEADGSYTIPAGNLFPPGTAKTRPEIYTMGHRNPYRISVDKHTGYLYWGDVGPDAPRDSVDLGPAGHDEVGQARRAGNFGWPYFVGDNKAYVDRDFATKTIGARYDPAHPVNRSPNNTGLNDLPPAMPAFIWYPAAESPDFPILGAGGRSAMAGPVFHRDDFKGAEGAFPDYYDGKLFIYEFMRGWIMAVTMNDAGDLLSIEPFMPSYKFSSPLDLEFGPSGDLYMLEYGSGWFQGNDDARLVRISYNGGNRPPVARLRVDKPAGATPLTTTLSASDTEDFDGDALTYSWAISTLDGKPVTTLSGESVTLTLDKTGIYTADLTVTDAAGATSRSAQTLVVGNEPPEVSVEITGGNGTFFFPGKPIHYAAHVRDLEDGSLADGTIPEDQVAVSITYQQGYEQVATEQGHRSADASAVAAAGQRLVEGSDCRSCHGIDTKSIGPAYVDVAAKYRNDSTAPEKLAAKVMEGGSGVWGDIMMPPHPQFSRAEVDQMVAYVLSIGQSEALASLPTAGSYLPDIPATATEGAVIVRAAYSDRGAPGAASASNEATLVLRSATVPVHEATIEKDVMRFSGPQMPMPIVIGSMPGAYIGFEALDLTAIREVTFMGIAPSQGLPSAGGSLELRLGAPDGPVIGETNAIQPTEGFTNMQPMTASLTPTDGRHDLYVVFKNPEASPTQPICILLTMQFKTESAGGSMGAAPRNAGGGGAGLSTRSTLTTLLAHPGAVDVLERHMPGFTTDPRIEPAMSMSIRDIAPYAPDVFTAEMLSKLDEDLGAL, encoded by the coding sequence ATGACTACCCTCCTCCGCACGACGCTTGCCTTGCTCGTCGCCGGCGCCTGTCTGCTCGCAACGCCCGAGGCGCTTGCGCAAACGCAGCCCCGCCTGCTCGTGTTCTCCAAAACCGCCGGCTTCCGCCACGATTCCATCGAGCCCGGCATCGAGGCCGTTCGCGCGCTCGGCGCCGCCAACGGCTTCGCGGTGGACGCCACCGAAGACGCGGCCGCCTTTACCGAGCAGAACCTGCAGGCGTACCGGGCCGTGGTGTTTCTCAACACGACCGGCGACGTACTCGACGCCATGCAGCAGAATGCGTTTGAGCGCTTCATCCAGGGCGGCGGCGGCTACGTGGGTATCCACGCGGCGACGGACACCGAATACGAGTGGGCCTGGTACGGTCGCCTCGCCGGCGCGTATTTCGCCAACCACCCGATGCCGGACAACGTCCAGCAGGGCACCTTCCACATCGTGGACCGCGATTTCCCGGGCATGGCCAACCTGCCCGAGCCGTGGGTGCGCACCGACGAGTTCTACGCCTATAAAGAGATGAACCCGGACGTCACGGTGCTCATCACCATCGACGAAAAGACGTACCGCGGCGGCACGAACGGCGACTACCACCCGATGGCGTGGTACCACGCGTTCGACGGCGGCCGCGCGTTCTACACGAACATGGGGCACACGAAGTCCACCTTCTCCGAGCCGCTCTACCTCGAGCATCTGCTCGGCGGCATCCAGTATGCGATAGGCCAAACCGATGTCGACTTCGCCCGGGCGCACACGCCGCGCATGCCGGAGGAAAACCGGTTCACGAAGCATATCCTCGGCGAGAAGCTGGACGAGCCGCTCGAACTGACGGTGCTGCCTGACGAACGCGTGCTTTTCGTCGAGCGCCCGGGCAACGTGAAGCTGTACAGCCCGGTCACGAACGACATCAAGGTCATCGCTACGATACCCGTCAGCACCCAGTACATCGGGGGCGCCGTGGCGGAGGACGGGCTGCTCGGCATCGCCGCGTCGCCCGACTTCGCGACGACGGGATGGATCTACCTGTACTACTCGGTCGCCGGCGACCAGGCGGTAAACCGCCTATCCCGCTTCAACCTGCGGGGAGACGACCTCGACCTCGGTTCGGAAAACGTCGTGCTCGAAGTCCCGGTGCAGCGCCTCCAGTGCTGCCATACCGCCGGCTCGATCGCGTTCGACGCCGCAGGCAACCTCTACCTCTCCACCGGCGACAACACCAACCCGCACGGCACCGGCTATGCCCCGATCGACGAGCGGCCGGATCGTTTCCCGTGGGATGCCCAGAAGTCGTCCGCCAACACCAACGACCTCCGCGGCAAGATCCTGCGCATCCACCCCGAAGCCGACGGCAGCTACACCATCCCCGCCGGCAACCTCTTTCCGCCCGGAACGGCCAAAACGCGTCCCGAGATCTACACGATGGGGCACCGCAATCCCTACCGCATCTCGGTCGACAAACACACGGGCTACCTCTACTGGGGGGATGTAGGCCCCGACGCCCCGCGGGATTCCGTCGATCTCGGGCCGGCCGGCCATGACGAGGTGGGCCAGGCCCGGCGCGCCGGCAACTTCGGCTGGCCTTATTTCGTGGGCGACAACAAGGCGTATGTCGACCGCGACTTCGCGACGAAGACGATCGGCGCCCGCTACGATCCGGCCCATCCGGTCAACCGCTCGCCCAACAACACGGGCCTCAACGACCTGCCGCCGGCCATGCCGGCCTTTATCTGGTACCCCGCCGCCGAGTCGCCCGATTTCCCGATCCTGGGCGCCGGCGGCCGCTCGGCAATGGCCGGCCCGGTCTTCCACCGGGACGACTTCAAGGGCGCCGAAGGCGCTTTCCCTGACTATTACGACGGCAAGCTCTTTATCTACGAGTTCATGCGCGGCTGGATCATGGCCGTCACGATGAACGACGCCGGCGACCTCCTCTCCATCGAGCCGTTTATGCCGAGCTACAAGTTCAGCAGTCCGCTCGACCTGGAGTTCGGCCCGAGCGGCGACCTCTACATGCTCGAGTACGGCAGCGGCTGGTTCCAGGGCAACGACGACGCGCGGCTGGTGCGCATTTCGTACAACGGCGGCAACCGCCCGCCCGTCGCGCGCCTCCGCGTCGACAAGCCCGCCGGCGCGACCCCGCTCACCACGACGCTGTCCGCCTCGGACACGGAGGACTTCGACGGGGATGCGCTGACGTACAGCTGGGCGATTTCGACGCTCGACGGCAAGCCGGTCACCACCCTCTCGGGCGAGTCCGTGACGCTGACGCTGGACAAGACGGGCATCTACACGGCCGACCTGACCGTGACGGACGCCGCCGGCGCCACCAGCCGCTCGGCGCAAACGCTGGTCGTGGGCAACGAACCGCCGGAGGTCTCGGTCGAGATCACCGGCGGCAACGGCACCTTCTTCTTCCCCGGCAAACCCATCCACTACGCGGCCCATGTGCGCGACCTCGAGGACGGCAGTCTGGCGGACGGCACCATTCCCGAGGATCAGGTCGCCGTGTCGATCACGTACCAGCAGGGCTACGAACAGGTGGCGACCGAGCAGGGTCACCGCAGCGCCGACGCCTCGGCGGTGGCGGCGGCCGGCCAGCGCCTCGTCGAAGGCAGCGACTGCCGCTCGTGCCACGGGATCGACACGAAGTCGATCGGGCCGGCGTACGTCGATGTCGCCGCGAAGTACCGGAACGACTCGACGGCCCCCGAAAAACTCGCGGCCAAGGTCATGGAAGGTGGCTCGGGCGTCTGGGGCGACATCATGATGCCGCCGCACCCTCAGTTCAGCCGCGCGGAAGTCGACCAGATGGTCGCCTACGTGCTGAGCATCGGCCAGAGCGAGGCGTTGGCGTCCCTCCCGACGGCGGGATCGTACCTGCCGGACATCCCGGCTACGGCGACGGAGGGCGCAGTGATCGTCCGCGCCGCCTATTCGGACCGCGGGGCGCCGGGCGCCGCGTCGGCCTCCAACGAGGCCACGCTCGTCCTGCGCAGCGCCACGGTGCCAGTGCACGAGGCCACGATCGAAAAAGACGTCATGCGATTCAGCGGGCCGCAGATGCCGATGCCGATCGTGATCGGGTCGATGCCCGGCGCGTACATCGGCTTCGAGGCGCTCGATCTGACCGCGATCCGCGAAGTCACGTTCATGGGCATCGCGCCGTCGCAGGGGCTGCCGTCGGCCGGTGGGTCGCTCGAGCTGCGCCTGGGTGCGCCGGACGGCCCGGTGATCGGCGAAACCAACGCAATCCAGCCGACGGAAGGGTTTACCAACATGCAGCCGATGACCGCCTCGCTGACGCCGACCGACGGCCGGCACGATCTCTATGTGGTCTTCAAGAACCCCGAGGCGAGTCCTACCCAGCCCATCTGCATCCTGCTCACGATGCAGTTCAAAACCGAATCCGCGGGGGGCTCGATGGGCGCCGCACCGCGCAATGCCGGCGGCGGCGGCGCCGGCCTCAGCACCCGAAGCACGCTGACCACGCTGCTTGCCCACCCCGGCGCGGTGGACGTGCTGGAGCGGCACATGCCCGGCTTCACGACCGACCCGCGCATCGAGCCGGCGATGAGCATGTCCATCCGCGACATCGCCCCCTACGCGCCCGATGTCTTCACCGCCGAGATGCTCTCAAAACTCGACGAAGACCTCGGGGCGCTGTGA
- a CDS encoding sugar phosphate isomerase/epimerase, which yields MNTPYTSRRHFLKQAAGLGGAMLASGASLAALNPFAAPRIGVQLYTLRDLMKDDFEGTIEKVAAIGYKEVEFAGYYDRSPDQVRALLDRLGLTSPSVHAGLEGLREDLEGNLDTYARIGHTYVTIPALPGAFGGQIAADAWPKFASEFNTIGKACKARGLKLAYHNHNFEFAPVGNQTALDVLLSQTDPDLVSFELDLAWAYIGGQDPLAWFDRYPGRFAMWHVKDVKGPDVVAKAFKETPREAFRVFGERVSAVGDGDIDFKKIFAAAKKSGMEHYFVENDFPKDALANITASYKSLSTWVPG from the coding sequence ATGAACACCCCGTATACTTCACGCCGGCATTTCCTCAAACAAGCGGCCGGACTGGGCGGCGCGATGCTGGCCTCCGGCGCTTCGCTCGCCGCGCTGAATCCGTTCGCGGCGCCGCGCATCGGCGTGCAGCTCTACACCCTGCGCGACCTGATGAAGGATGACTTCGAGGGCACCATCGAAAAGGTGGCGGCGATCGGGTACAAGGAGGTCGAGTTCGCCGGCTATTACGACCGCTCGCCGGATCAGGTGCGGGCGCTGCTCGACCGGCTCGGCCTCACGAGCCCGAGCGTCCACGCCGGCCTCGAAGGGCTTCGCGAGGACCTCGAGGGCAACCTGGACACCTACGCCCGGATCGGCCACACCTATGTAACCATCCCGGCGCTGCCGGGCGCCTTCGGCGGCCAGATCGCGGCGGACGCCTGGCCGAAATTCGCCAGCGAGTTCAACACGATCGGGAAGGCGTGCAAGGCCCGCGGGCTGAAGCTGGCCTACCACAACCACAACTTCGAGTTCGCGCCAGTCGGCAACCAGACGGCCCTGGACGTCCTCCTGAGCCAGACCGACCCCGACCTCGTATCGTTCGAACTGGACCTCGCGTGGGCCTACATCGGCGGCCAGGATCCGCTGGCCTGGTTCGACCGGTACCCGGGGCGCTTCGCGATGTGGCACGTGAAAGACGTGAAAGGCCCCGATGTCGTGGCGAAAGCCTTCAAGGAAACCCCGCGCGAGGCCTTCCGGGTCTTCGGCGAGCGGGTTTCGGCGGTCGGCGACGGCGACATCGACTTCAAGAAGATCTTCGCCGCGGCGAAAAAATCGGGCATGGAGCACTATTTCGTCGAAAACGACTTCCCGAAAGATGCGCTGGCGAACATCACGGCCAGTTACAAGAGCCTGTCGACCTGGGTGCCGGGCTGA
- a CDS encoding carboxylesterase family protein translates to MSMRFPSALALALLTLCSFTPPSFLDDPIRTDAGLVSGIAGADQSVRVYKGIPFAAPPVGDLRWSAPKPALPWDGVRAADRFGASCMQALTRSREPWTEEFMVQNDVSEDCLFLNVWTAARRPNEKRPVMVYIHGGAFQEGSGEVSVYDGEAFAKKGLVVVTINYRMGLFGFFAHPELTAEADAHASGNYGLMDQVAALQWVQRNIAAFGGDPARVTIAGQSAGAASIHYLTASPTAAGLFHRAIAQSGSRVGGSLRLRADGEASGAAFAEARGAKTLAQLRAMPAEDLMKPVQNQPPARFGPIIDGYFLTEDVAATFARGAQHDVPTLTGLNADEGSASPTYGRIPAAEWRTQLERRYGADTDAFLALYPAGTDEQAGTSQIASSRDQGVVAMYLWAEERARTASTPAYLYYFDRGMPWPEFPRFGAYHTGEMPYVFNNLDRVKRPWEAVDRKLADQMSSYWVNFVTTGNPNGRGLPAWAAYDAGDAPFQRLAIDIAPMALPDPDRFTLLRNALMPHADDWAVYLGGKDRSHYSPLDQITPDNVTRLEVAWTHDTGEMGEYQANPLIVDGVLYTATPRRLVIALDAATGAKKWTFDPSTETQQPLGNRQRGVVYFDDGGNGRIFSSAGGRLFAIDAKTGKPVRSFGDNGSIPFSQNTPGLIFEDLLLVSPTVGEREPGSIQAYDARTGEKRWHFNTIPRPGEYGYRSWPAEAYKVIGGASDWSGQALDEARGILYASTETAGPDFYGGERHGQNLFANSVVALDARTGRRLWHYQIVHHDVLDKDLPTPPTLLTVTHNGRRVDALAQGTKHGLLFVFDRVTGEPLWPIEERPVMQSKLAGELLSPTQPFPTRPAPLMRQVYTMDEVSNISPEAQALTAERIARSGSYGAFPAPDLKEAILFPGYDGGFEWGGSAADLDGVLYTNINEIPWFIQMIETKNADGSDKTVGERTYLGQCASCHGVDRAGNLAGGFPSLVDIGARKSREEVTQILTTGFGRMPAANLRGGQLNALLNYLYGVPETPPPPPPPSRTNDPHRQLDDALPYAFTGFQRWFDQEGYPAIKPPWGTLNAVDLNTGEILWKVPLGEYPELTARGIPPTGTENYGGPVVTASGLLFIGATADGMFRAFDKKTGEILWETKLPFSGTATPSIYRVNGKQYIVIASAGGKSKAPAGTGRLVAFALPE, encoded by the coding sequence ATGTCCATGCGTTTCCCGTCGGCCCTCGCCCTGGCTCTGCTGACCCTGTGCTCGTTCACCCCGCCCTCGTTCCTTGACGACCCGATCCGCACCGACGCCGGTCTGGTCTCCGGCATCGCCGGCGCGGACCAATCGGTGCGCGTCTACAAGGGCATCCCCTTCGCCGCTCCGCCGGTCGGCGACCTGCGCTGGAGCGCGCCGAAGCCGGCTCTCCCCTGGGACGGGGTCCGCGCGGCGGACCGGTTCGGGGCGAGTTGCATGCAGGCGTTGACTCGTTCGCGCGAGCCGTGGACCGAGGAGTTCATGGTGCAGAACGACGTCAGCGAGGACTGCCTCTTCCTTAACGTGTGGACCGCCGCCCGCCGGCCGAATGAAAAGCGACCGGTCATGGTGTACATCCACGGCGGCGCGTTCCAGGAGGGATCGGGCGAGGTGTCGGTGTACGATGGGGAAGCCTTTGCGAAAAAGGGTCTGGTGGTCGTGACGATCAACTACCGGATGGGCCTCTTCGGCTTCTTCGCGCACCCCGAACTGACCGCGGAGGCCGATGCGCATGCCTCCGGCAACTACGGCCTGATGGATCAGGTGGCGGCGCTGCAATGGGTGCAGCGCAACATCGCGGCCTTCGGCGGCGATCCGGCGCGCGTGACGATCGCCGGCCAGTCCGCCGGCGCGGCCTCCATCCATTACCTGACCGCCTCCCCCACGGCAGCCGGCCTTTTCCATCGCGCCATCGCCCAGAGCGGCTCCCGGGTGGGTGGATCGCTGCGCCTCCGGGCGGACGGCGAGGCGTCCGGCGCGGCCTTCGCTGAAGCGCGCGGGGCGAAAACCCTCGCGCAACTCCGCGCGATGCCGGCAGAAGACCTCATGAAGCCGGTGCAGAACCAGCCGCCGGCTCGCTTCGGCCCCATCATCGACGGGTACTTTTTGACGGAGGACGTCGCCGCCACGTTCGCGCGCGGCGCGCAGCACGACGTGCCGACGCTGACCGGGCTCAATGCGGACGAAGGCAGCGCCTCGCCGACCTATGGCCGGATCCCGGCCGCCGAGTGGCGCACGCAACTCGAACGGCGCTACGGCGCCGACACCGACGCCTTCCTGGCGCTGTACCCCGCCGGCACCGACGAGCAGGCCGGCACGTCGCAGATCGCCAGCAGCCGCGACCAGGGCGTCGTAGCCATGTACCTGTGGGCCGAGGAGCGGGCCAGAACGGCGTCGACGCCGGCCTATCTCTACTATTTCGACCGCGGCATGCCCTGGCCCGAGTTTCCCCGCTTCGGCGCGTACCACACCGGCGAGATGCCGTACGTATTCAACAACCTCGATCGCGTGAAGCGGCCCTGGGAAGCGGTGGACCGCAAGCTGGCGGACCAGATGTCCTCGTACTGGGTGAATTTCGTGACGACCGGCAACCCCAACGGCCGCGGCCTCCCGGCGTGGGCCGCCTACGACGCCGGCGACGCGCCCTTCCAGCGTCTCGCGATCGACATCGCGCCCATGGCCCTGCCGGACCCGGACCGGTTTACCTTGCTTCGCAACGCGCTGATGCCCCACGCCGACGACTGGGCGGTATACCTGGGCGGCAAAGATCGCAGCCACTACTCACCGCTCGACCAGATCACCCCGGACAACGTGACCCGGCTGGAGGTGGCCTGGACGCACGATACCGGCGAGATGGGCGAGTACCAGGCCAACCCGCTCATCGTCGACGGGGTGCTCTACACGGCGACGCCGCGCCGGCTCGTCATCGCCCTGGACGCCGCCACCGGAGCAAAAAAATGGACGTTCGACCCCTCGACCGAGACCCAGCAGCCGCTGGGCAACCGGCAGCGCGGCGTCGTCTATTTCGATGACGGAGGCAACGGACGCATCTTCTCCTCCGCCGGCGGACGGCTCTTCGCAATCGATGCGAAGACGGGCAAGCCCGTGCGGAGTTTTGGCGATAACGGGTCGATCCCGTTCTCCCAGAACACACCGGGGCTCATCTTCGAGGACCTGCTCCTCGTCTCCCCCACGGTCGGCGAACGCGAACCCGGCTCGATCCAGGCGTACGACGCCCGCACCGGCGAAAAACGCTGGCATTTCAACACGATACCGCGGCCCGGCGAATACGGCTACCGTAGCTGGCCGGCGGAGGCTTATAAAGTGATCGGCGGGGCGTCGGACTGGTCCGGCCAGGCGCTCGACGAGGCCCGCGGCATCCTGTACGCGTCCACCGAAACCGCCGGCCCCGACTTCTACGGCGGGGAGCGGCACGGGCAGAACCTGTTCGCCAACTCCGTCGTCGCCCTCGACGCGCGGACGGGCCGGCGGCTGTGGCACTACCAGATCGTGCACCACGACGTGCTCGACAAGGACCTGCCCACGCCCCCGACCCTCCTGACCGTCACCCACAACGGCCGGCGCGTCGACGCGCTGGCCCAGGGCACGAAACACGGACTCCTCTTCGTCTTCGACCGCGTCACCGGCGAGCCGCTCTGGCCCATCGAGGAGCGCCCGGTGATGCAGAGCAAGCTGGCCGGCGAGCTGCTGTCGCCCACCCAGCCGTTCCCGACCCGGCCGGCGCCGCTGATGCGCCAGGTGTACACGATGGATGAGGTGTCGAACATCTCTCCCGAAGCCCAGGCCCTCACCGCGGAGCGCATCGCCCGCTCCGGGTCCTACGGCGCCTTCCCCGCGCCGGATCTCAAGGAAGCCATCCTCTTCCCCGGCTACGACGGCGGTTTCGAATGGGGCGGCTCGGCCGCCGATCTCGACGGGGTCCTTTACACCAATATCAACGAGATCCCCTGGTTCATCCAGATGATCGAGACCAAGAACGCCGATGGGAGCGACAAAACGGTGGGCGAGCGGACCTATCTGGGCCAGTGCGCCTCGTGTCACGGCGTCGATCGGGCCGGCAACCTCGCCGGCGGCTTCCCCTCGCTCGTGGATATCGGCGCGCGGAAGTCGCGCGAGGAGGTGACGCAGATCCTCACGACCGGCTTCGGCCGCATGCCGGCCGCCAACCTGCGCGGCGGGCAGCTGAATGCCCTGCTCAACTATCTCTACGGCGTCCCCGAGACGCCGCCCCCGCCCCCGCCGCCATCGCGGACCAACGATCCGCATCGCCAGCTCGACGACGCGCTGCCCTATGCCTTTACCGGCTTCCAGCGCTGGTTCGACCAGGAGGGGTATCCGGCCATCAAGCCGCCCTGGGGCACGCTGAACGCGGTAGACCTCAATACCGGCGAAATCCTCTGGAAGGTGCCGCTGGGCGAATACCCGGAACTGACGGCCCGCGGCATCCCGCCGACCGGCACCGAGAACTACGGCGGCCCGGTGGTGACGGCCAGCGGTCTGCTGTTCATCGGCGCCACGGCCGACGGGATGTTCAGGGCGTTCGACAAGAAAACAGGCGAAATCCTGTGGGAAACGAAGCTGCCCTTCAGCGGAACCGCGACGCCCAGCATCTACCGGGTCAACGGGAAGCAGTACATCGTCATCGCGTCCGCCGGCGGGAAGTCCAAGGCGCCGGCCGGGACGGGCCGGCTCGTCGCGTTCGCGTTGCCGGAGTGA